One Micromonospora craniellae genomic region harbors:
- a CDS encoding glycoside hydrolase family 65 protein translates to MIRERAYPVEPWHVRETRLDMDVLAQSESVFALSNGHVGLRGNLDEGEPHGLPGTYLNSFYELRPLPYAEAGFGFPESGQTIVNVTNGKLIRLLVDDEPLDVRYGELLAHERVLDMRAGTLHRSLHWRSPAGREVRVNTTRLVSFRQRSVAAIRYEVEVADGKPLRLIVQSELVANETLPPQSRDPRVAAVLESPLEAEEELTTSDGGLLIHRTKVSGLRVAAAMEHEIESPARTTVESEGYEDWVRTTVGCVLEPGQTLRVVKYLTYGWSSRRSLPAVRDQVGAALAAAKLDGWHGLVREQREYLNEFWDAADVEVDGDPEVQQAVRFGLFHVLQAGARAERRPISAKGLTGPGYDGHAFWDTEMFVLPVLTYTHPAAVRDALHWRYSTLEQAHERARTLNLQGAAFPWRTIEGPESSGYWPAGTAAFHIAAGIADAMRRYVLVSGDRELEREIGLTLLVETARLWRSLGHHDRNGQFHIDGVTGPDEYTAVKNDNIYTNLMAQRNLQTAAEVAMRYRDEAHHLGVTDEEAAAWRDAASAMHIPYDEELDVHQEVEGFTRLEEWDFAGTPSDKYPLLLHYPYFDLYRKQVVKQADLVLAMHWRGDAFTPEEKLRNFLYYERRTVRDSSLSACTQAVLAAEVGYSELAHSYLREAALMDLHDLNENTRDGVHMASLAGAWIALVAGFGGLRDHDGVPSFAPRLSSRLGRLAFSLQWCGMRLRVDVRPHETTYSLHHAAHDAAMEVRHYGKSIRVTCDESVTVPIPPAAGDLPAPEQAAGRAPLLRLPEQPT, encoded by the coding sequence ATGATCCGGGAGCGGGCGTACCCGGTCGAGCCGTGGCACGTGCGGGAGACCCGGCTCGACATGGATGTGCTCGCCCAGTCCGAGTCGGTCTTCGCCCTCTCCAACGGGCACGTCGGGTTGCGCGGCAACCTGGACGAGGGCGAACCGCACGGGTTGCCCGGCACATACCTCAACTCGTTCTACGAGTTGCGCCCGCTGCCGTACGCGGAGGCGGGTTTCGGCTTTCCGGAGTCCGGTCAGACCATCGTCAACGTCACCAACGGCAAGCTGATCCGGCTGCTCGTCGACGACGAGCCGCTCGACGTGCGCTACGGCGAACTGCTCGCCCACGAGCGGGTACTCGACATGCGCGCCGGCACCCTGCACCGCTCCCTGCACTGGCGCTCCCCGGCCGGGCGTGAGGTGCGAGTCAACACCACCCGGCTGGTCTCCTTCCGGCAGCGCTCGGTCGCCGCCATCCGGTACGAGGTGGAGGTGGCCGACGGCAAGCCGTTGCGGCTGATCGTGCAGTCGGAGCTGGTGGCCAACGAGACGCTGCCGCCGCAGAGCCGCGATCCCCGCGTCGCCGCGGTGCTGGAGTCGCCGTTGGAGGCGGAGGAGGAGCTGACGACCTCCGACGGCGGGCTGCTGATCCACCGGACCAAGGTGTCCGGCCTGCGGGTCGCCGCCGCGATGGAGCACGAGATCGAGTCGCCCGCGCGGACCACGGTGGAGTCCGAGGGGTACGAGGACTGGGTGCGGACGACCGTCGGCTGTGTGCTGGAGCCGGGCCAGACGCTCCGCGTGGTGAAGTACCTGACCTACGGCTGGTCCAGCCGCCGCTCGCTGCCGGCCGTGCGCGACCAGGTCGGCGCCGCCCTCGCCGCCGCGAAGCTGGACGGCTGGCACGGGTTGGTCCGCGAGCAGCGCGAATATCTGAACGAGTTCTGGGACGCCGCCGACGTGGAGGTCGACGGCGACCCGGAGGTGCAGCAGGCGGTCCGGTTCGGGCTGTTCCACGTGCTCCAGGCCGGTGCCCGCGCGGAGCGGCGGCCGATCAGCGCCAAGGGGCTCACCGGCCCCGGGTACGACGGCCACGCGTTCTGGGACACCGAGATGTTCGTGCTGCCGGTGCTGACGTACACCCATCCGGCGGCGGTGCGGGACGCGTTGCACTGGCGGTACTCCACCCTGGAACAGGCACACGAGCGGGCCCGCACACTCAACCTGCAGGGCGCGGCCTTCCCCTGGCGCACCATCGAGGGACCGGAGTCGTCCGGCTACTGGCCTGCGGGCACGGCGGCGTTCCACATCGCCGCCGGCATCGCCGACGCGATGCGGCGGTACGTGCTGGTCAGCGGTGACCGCGAGCTGGAGCGGGAGATCGGACTGACCCTGCTGGTGGAGACCGCGCGGCTGTGGCGTTCGCTCGGGCACCACGACCGCAACGGCCAGTTCCACATCGACGGGGTGACCGGCCCGGACGAGTACACCGCGGTGAAGAACGACAACATCTACACGAACCTGATGGCGCAGCGGAACCTGCAGACCGCCGCCGAGGTGGCGATGCGCTACCGCGACGAGGCGCACCACCTCGGGGTCACCGACGAGGAAGCCGCCGCCTGGCGGGACGCCGCCTCCGCCATGCACATCCCCTACGACGAAGAGCTCGACGTGCATCAGGAGGTGGAGGGCTTCACCCGGCTGGAGGAGTGGGACTTCGCGGGCACCCCGTCGGACAAGTACCCGCTGCTGCTGCACTACCCGTACTTCGACCTGTACCGCAAGCAGGTGGTCAAGCAGGCCGACCTGGTGCTGGCGATGCACTGGCGCGGGGACGCGTTCACGCCCGAGGAGAAGCTGCGCAACTTCCTCTACTACGAGCGGCGTACCGTCCGGGACTCCTCGCTCTCCGCCTGCACCCAGGCGGTGCTGGCGGCCGAGGTCGGCTACTCGGAGCTGGCGCACAGCTATCTGCGCGAGGCCGCGCTGATGGACCTGCACGACCTGAACGAGAACACCCGCGACGGGGTGCACATGGCGTCCCTCGCCGGGGCGTGGATCGCGCTGGTCGCCGGCTTCGGGGGCCTTCGGGACCACGACGGGGTGCCGTCGTTCGCACCGCGACTGTCGAGCCGGTTGGGGCGGTTGGCCTTCTCGCTCCAGTGGTGCGGGATGCGGCTACGGGTCGACGTGCGTCCGCACGAGACGACGTACTCGCTGCACCACGCCGCGCACGACGCGGCGATGGAGGTCCGCCACTACGGCAAGTCGATCCGCGTCACCTGCGACGAGTCGGTCACCGTACCGATCCCACCGGCTGCCGGCGACCTGCCGGCGCCGGAACAGGCTGCCGGCCGGGCACCGCTGCTCCGGCTCCCGGAACAGCCCACCTGA
- a CDS encoding beta-phosphoglucomutase family hydrolase, which translates to MLGLPDHVTACLFDLDGVLTQTARLHNAAWTETFDDFLRRHAATTGEPFRPFDPGPDYHRYVDGRPRLDGVRTFLASRDITLPEGTPEDPPGAQTVYGLGNRKNSLVLERMRTAGVDVYPGSVTYLKAVRDAGLRRAVVTASANGRDVVASAGLEPLLEARVDGLTAQAEGLRGKPAPDTFLAGAKLLGVDPANAVVFEDALAGVAAGKAGGFGYVVGVDRAGQADELRAHGADVVVDDLADLLAAGGHE; encoded by the coding sequence GTGCTCGGCCTGCCTGATCATGTGACCGCATGTCTCTTCGACCTGGACGGTGTGCTGACGCAGACCGCCCGGCTGCACAACGCCGCCTGGACCGAGACCTTCGACGACTTCCTGCGGCGGCACGCGGCCACCACCGGTGAGCCCTTCCGCCCGTTCGACCCGGGTCCGGACTACCACCGCTACGTCGACGGGCGGCCCCGCCTGGACGGCGTACGCACCTTCCTCGCCTCACGCGACATCACGCTGCCGGAGGGTACGCCGGAGGACCCGCCCGGCGCGCAGACCGTGTACGGCCTGGGGAACCGCAAGAACTCGCTGGTGCTGGAACGGATGCGTACCGCCGGTGTGGACGTCTATCCGGGCTCGGTGACCTACCTCAAGGCGGTACGCGACGCGGGGCTGCGTCGGGCGGTGGTCACCGCCAGCGCCAACGGCCGGGACGTGGTGGCCTCCGCTGGGCTGGAGCCACTGCTGGAGGCCCGGGTGGACGGACTGACCGCACAGGCCGAGGGGCTGCGCGGCAAGCCGGCGCCGGACACCTTCCTCGCCGGGGCGAAGCTGCTCGGCGTCGATCCCGCGAACGCGGTGGTGTTCGAGGACGCGCTGGCCGGTGTCGCCGCCGGGAAGGCCGGCGGATTCGGGTACGTGGTGGGGGTGGACCGGGCCGGTCAGGCCGACGAGTTGAGGGCACACGGCGCCGACGTGGTGGTCGACGATCTCGCCGACCTGCTCGCCGCCGGAGGGCACGAATGA
- a CDS encoding SRPBCC domain-containing protein, whose product MGFPDRIERTVRIARPVDDVWAAITSAEGLGTWFGQRAEVDLRVGGIATVAWDSGERSQLRIERLEPKTIFGYTWPVHGLPADDPRRTYVEFTLNPDGDGTSLTVVETGFAQLGPDEHDVAFAGNTRGWASELDELVAYLHD is encoded by the coding sequence ATGGGATTTCCCGACCGGATCGAACGCACCGTGCGGATAGCCCGCCCGGTCGACGACGTGTGGGCCGCGATCACCAGCGCGGAAGGGCTCGGCACCTGGTTCGGCCAGCGCGCCGAGGTGGACCTGCGTGTCGGCGGCATCGCCACGGTCGCCTGGGACAGCGGCGAGCGGTCGCAGTTGCGGATCGAGCGACTCGAACCGAAGACGATCTTCGGCTACACCTGGCCCGTGCACGGCCTGCCCGCCGACGATCCGCGCCGCACGTACGTCGAGTTCACGCTGAACCCCGACGGCGACGGCACCAGCCTCACCGTGGTCGAGACCGGGTTCGCGCAGCTCGGCCCGGACGAACACGACGTGGCGTTCGCCGGCAACACCCGGGGCTGGGCGAGCGAGCTAGACGAGCTGGTCGCCTATCTCCATGACTGA
- a CDS encoding ArsR/SmtB family transcription factor, protein MTDPASEAVAEAVFVALADPNRRAILASLAEGGPATATDLATRLPITRQGIAKHLALLAEAGLVSAEPGERRRVRYSLRSAPMQVAQRFLAALARDWDGPLAALRTHLE, encoded by the coding sequence ATGACTGACCCCGCGTCCGAGGCCGTCGCGGAGGCGGTCTTCGTCGCCCTGGCCGACCCGAACCGGCGCGCCATCCTCGCCTCCCTGGCCGAGGGCGGCCCGGCCACCGCCACCGACCTCGCCACCCGGCTGCCGATCACCCGGCAGGGGATCGCCAAGCACCTCGCCCTGCTCGCCGAGGCGGGCCTGGTGAGCGCCGAGCCGGGCGAGCGCCGCCGGGTCCGGTACTCCCTGCGATCAGCGCCGATGCAGGTCGCCCAGCGGTTCCTGGCCGCCCTGGCCCGCGACTGGGACGGCCCGCTCGCCGCCCTCCGCACACACCTCGAATGA
- a CDS encoding SRPBCC family protein, whose translation MTERSFTTTNVVDQTPMEVFDAVNNVRGWWSTDIDGPTDVAGAEFSYHYQDIHRHRFKIVEFVPGETVEWLCVEGYFNFTADPQERTDTRIRFDISPEGEGTRLRFTHVGLTRHHECYDVCANAWGGYVGSSLKTLIATGSGDRNNEVRNAEALQQRH comes from the coding sequence ATGACCGAGCGAAGTTTCACCACCACTAACGTGGTCGACCAGACCCCGATGGAGGTGTTCGACGCCGTCAACAACGTACGCGGCTGGTGGTCGACGGACATCGACGGGCCGACCGACGTCGCCGGTGCCGAGTTCTCCTACCACTACCAGGACATCCACCGGCACCGGTTCAAGATCGTGGAGTTCGTGCCCGGCGAGACGGTCGAGTGGCTCTGCGTGGAGGGCTACTTCAACTTCACCGCCGACCCGCAGGAGCGGACCGACACCCGGATCCGCTTCGACATCTCCCCCGAGGGCGAGGGCACCCGGCTGCGCTTCACGCACGTGGGCCTGACCCGGCACCACGAGTGCTACGACGTCTGCGCGAACGCCTGGGGCGGCTACGTGGGCAGCAGCCTCAAGACCCTGATCGCCACCGGCAGCGGCGACCGCAACAACGAGGTACGCAACGCCGAAGCGTTGCAGCAGCGCCACTGA
- a CDS encoding DUF4442 domain-containing protein, with protein MTIDSRQVAAGMLQAVPFARTLGFEFVEVAPEAEGSVRAVVRLPDSPATHNHVGGPHAGAVFTLGETASGAVVMAVFGHLLDRATPLAVRAEIAYRKLALGAVLATARLGRPPAEVIAELEAGGRPEFPVRVEIATEEGKPTSEMTVIWTLRPN; from the coding sequence ATGACCATCGACTCGCGGCAGGTGGCCGCCGGCATGCTTCAGGCGGTGCCCTTCGCCCGTACGCTCGGCTTCGAATTCGTCGAGGTGGCCCCGGAGGCGGAAGGCTCGGTCCGGGCCGTGGTGCGCTTGCCCGACTCGCCGGCCACCCACAATCACGTCGGCGGGCCGCACGCCGGGGCCGTGTTCACCCTCGGCGAGACCGCCTCTGGCGCGGTGGTGATGGCCGTGTTCGGCCACCTGCTCGACCGGGCCACGCCGCTGGCGGTGCGCGCCGAGATCGCGTACCGCAAACTCGCCCTGGGGGCGGTGCTGGCCACGGCGCGGCTCGGTCGCCCGCCGGCCGAAGTGATCGCGGAGCTGGAGGCCGGCGGGCGACCGGAGTTCCCGGTACGCGTGGAAATCGCCACCGAGGAGGGCAAGCCGACCTCGGAGATGACCGTCATCTGGACGCTGCGCCCGAACTGA
- a CDS encoding DUF397 domain-containing protein yields the protein MDLTGAIWRKSTRSSGNQGDCVEVADNLAQVVGVRDSKDRQGPVLTFTPETWRAFVQSTKTR from the coding sequence ATGGACCTGACCGGCGCGATCTGGCGCAAGAGCACCCGCAGCAGTGGCAACCAGGGCGACTGTGTCGAGGTGGCCGACAACCTGGCGCAGGTCGTCGGGGTGCGCGACAGCAAGGACCGGCAGGGGCCGGTGCTCACCTTCACGCCCGAGACCTGGCGAGCCTTCGTGCAGTCCACCAAGACACGCTGA
- a CDS encoding S1 family peptidase: MNLLTRSIIAAVTLTGVLAGTAAPASAIVGGRNATQTYPGVTSIQVEFLGLGTGLCGGTLIHPSWILTAAHCVSDQTAASNPVATPGDTITARVASSNRTTGGQVITGKKVYLHPTWAWGANAPTGPIADLALVELTTPARAPLMPLAVRQAPEQSQVRLVGWGLTQFPPAPGATPPAMLQERDSRHLPAAACATGMISTGEVCYDTSACFGDSGSSALHKHTALGTRALWTATGVASRETTPDNPCDAPTIYTDPTHTPFATWIYTTILTRKNQPRPPLRATATNNLTTTMKIKSLQ; the protein is encoded by the coding sequence ATGAACCTCCTCACACGGTCGATCATCGCGGCGGTCACGCTCACCGGCGTTCTCGCTGGCACGGCGGCACCGGCCTCCGCGATCGTCGGCGGGCGTAACGCCACCCAGACCTATCCCGGCGTCACGAGCATCCAGGTCGAATTCCTCGGCCTCGGCACCGGTCTGTGCGGCGGCACCCTGATCCACCCCTCCTGGATCCTGACCGCAGCCCACTGCGTCAGCGATCAGACCGCCGCGTCCAACCCCGTCGCGACGCCCGGCGACACCATCACCGCCCGCGTCGCCAGCAGCAACCGCACCACCGGCGGCCAGGTCATCACCGGCAAGAAGGTCTACCTGCACCCGACATGGGCATGGGGCGCGAACGCACCCACCGGCCCGATCGCGGACCTCGCCCTGGTCGAACTCACCACGCCGGCACGGGCACCGCTGATGCCACTGGCCGTCCGCCAGGCGCCCGAGCAGAGCCAGGTCCGGCTCGTCGGGTGGGGCCTCACCCAGTTCCCACCCGCACCCGGAGCCACGCCCCCGGCCATGCTCCAGGAGCGAGACAGTCGCCATCTCCCGGCCGCCGCCTGCGCGACCGGCATGATCAGCACCGGCGAGGTCTGCTACGACACCAGCGCCTGCTTCGGCGACTCCGGCAGCTCCGCCCTCCACAAACACACCGCCCTGGGCACGCGTGCGCTGTGGACCGCGACCGGCGTCGCCAGCCGCGAAACCACCCCCGACAACCCCTGCGACGCCCCCACCATCTACACCGACCCCACCCACACACCCTTCGCCACCTGGATCTACACCACGATCCTCACCCGCAAGAACCAGCCCCGCCCACCCCTGCGAGCCACGGCCACGAACAACCTCACGACCACAATGAAGATCAAGAGCCTTCAATAG